AAGTGAGGTTCAGTGGATTTCCGCTTACTGGGGCCCCTGCAGGCGAGCGTGGACGGCGCGACCGTACCGCTCGGCGGGGTGATCAAACGCAGACTGGTCGCCTATCTGCTCCTGAACGCCAACCGAGTCGTGGCCACGCGCAAGCTGCTCGACGTCCTGTGGCCGGACGAGACCCCGCGCACCGCACGCAAGATGCTCGGCAACGCCGTCCGTGACCTGCGCCGCGACCTGGCGCACGGGAACCCGGAGACCCGGGCGTCCCTGCTGACCCGTGCCCCCGGGTACCAACTGCGCATCGAGCCCGACACCGTGGACCTGTTCCGGTTCCGCCGGGCCGTGGAGCGCGGGCGCGCCGAGGCGGACGCCGGTGCCCACACCGCGGCCGCGCGCATGCTGCGCGAGGCGCTCGGCCTGTGGCGCGGAGCCGCGCTCGCCGACCTCGCGGAGGCCCGGCTGGGCTGGCCGGAGCTGGAGCGCCTGGAGAGCGAGCGGCTCAGCGCCCTCGAAGACCTCTTCGAGGCCGAACTGACGGCCGGCAACCACCACGCGCTCCTGGGCGAGTTGCAGACGGCCGTCGCCGCGGACCCGGTGCGCGAACGGCTGAGCGGTCAGCTGATGCTGGCGCTGTACCGGTGCGGCCGGCAGACCGACGCCCTCGCGGTGTTCCGGCGCATCCGGACCGAACTCGTGGAGCAGTACGGCCTGGAGCCGTCGCGCGAGCTGCGACGACTGGAACGTGCCATCCTCGATCACGCCCCCGACCTGGACCCGCCGGTGCGGCCGCTGGCGGAGCAGCACCGCGACCAGGGGCGGGTGCGGTCCCTGCTGGCCGCCCAGCAGCAGGCGGCCCGCCGGGTGGAGGCATCCGCCGCACCCGGCCCGTCCCCGGTGCGCGCGGCCCCGCGGCCGGCCCCCGACTGCGGGTGCGAGCGGCAGGTGGTGCCCGCCCTCGCCGAGGCCGGCGGCCGGTCACGGGCAGGGCGCCGGGCGGCTCCGCGGCGCAGACGGGTCAGCGTCGTCCTGGTCTGGGCGCGCCACGACCTGCCCGGCGACCGCGATCTGGACGACGTCCAGGACGCCATGCTGGACGTCGCGGCGGTCGTGCAGCAGGAGTGCACGCGCATGGGCGGCACGACCGGCCGGATGACGGCACCGGTGTTCTCCGCGCTGTTCGGTGTCGACGGCACCCGGCGGGACGACGCCGCGCGTGCGGTGCGCGCGGCCTTCGCCATCCGGGACCGGCTCGGCGGCCGCGCCGGGAACGCCACGTTGGGTGTCCGCCTGCACGTCGCCGTGGCCACCGGGGAGGCGTGCCTGTCGTTCCTGCCGGGGCAGGAGGACGTCCCGGCGGTGACGGGGGAGGTGTCCGACCGGTGCTTCCGCCTGCTGACGATGGCCCCCGAGGGACAGGTGCGGGTGTGCGAGGCCACCCGTCAGGCGACCGAGTCGGAGGTGTCCTACCACCTCGGCCCCGAACCCCCCGACGGCTGGAAGGCGGTCCGCATCCGGCCCGCGGTGGCCGGCGGTCCCTCGGTGCACCGGCACGAAATACCCTCGTCGGCAGCCATCTGAGCCCACCCGGCAGGCCGGCGGTGCGTGCGGCCGGCAGCGGTTGCGGACCCCCGCGTCACCGCTGCCGGCCGCGACCGCGTCACCGCTGCCGGCCGGGCCGGTGCGCGCCGGCTCACGGATCCAGCCGTGTGCGGCCGGCGAGGGCGGCGGCCAGTGCCCGCGTGTGCCCGGGAAAGGCGAGCTCCACCGCTTCGTCCAGCACACAGCGGCCCTCGGTCTCGGAGGTGCGCGCCGGCTCGGGCAACCCGGCCGCCGCACACGCCGGCAGCAGCCCGAACAGCTCCAGGGTGTCCCGGGTGCTGTGCGCGCCGAAGAGACGCACGTCCCGGGCGCGGGCGTGCAGACCCGTCTCCTCGTGCAGCTCGCGCACGGCCGCTTCCTGCCAGCTCTCCCCGACGTCCACGTATCCGCCGGGCAGCGCCAGCCGGCCGCGCCCGGGGGAGCGAGCGCCGGATCACGACGATCCCGCGGCGGCCGGCCCCGTCCGTCACCGGTTGCAGGACGACCGCGACGGGAAACGGGTTGCGCCACTGCGTCTCACCGCACGCCAGGCACTCCAGCGGCCAGTCGGTGCTGTCCGCGTAGCCGGAGCCGCAGTACGGGCAGTGCGTGATGCGGCGCCCGTGCGTGAATCCCATGCACGCCTCGTTTCCACTGGTGGCGGGGTCTCGTCGCCGGAACCCCGTCGAGGGCGCGGCCGGGGGACGACCCGGAAAGGTGCCGTCGTGCACCGGCGGTCCCAGGGGGCGGCGTCGGAGACCTGTGCGTGGCCCGCAATTTAACGACGGCCGGAGAATCCACGGGTAATCGGCCGGACACCGGGGCGGTCCACCGGGCTCCTCGCGATTCCCCGGCGATTCCGGCACCGCCCCTAGCGTGAACCACGTGCTGAGTCGAATACTCCCCGCCGCGGGACCGGGCCGCGTCCTCGCCGTCGCCACCTTGCTGATGACGGTGGGTCAGGGCGCGTTCATGACGTGCTCGGCCCTGTACTTCACCACCGTCGCGGGGCTGTCGGTCCCCCAGTGGGAACTGGGCCTGACCATCGCCGCGGCGGTCGGCCTGTTCGCCGGCATCCCCCTCGGACACCTGGCGGACCGCAGGGGGCCGCGCGGTACGACAGCCGTCCTGGTCGCCCTCAACGGCCTCGCGGCCGCCGCGTACCTCCTGGTGGGCTCCTTCGCCCAGTTCGTGCTGGTCGCCTGTGTCTTCGTCGTCATGGAACGCGGAAGCCGCTCGGCCCTGCAGGCGGCGGTCGCCGGCGCGCTGAAGGCCTACGACCTCGTGTCCACGCGGGCCTACCTCCGGTCCGTCACGAACGTGGGGGTGGCCCTCGGCGCCGCGCTCGCCGGTGTGGCCCTGAACCTGGGCTCCGCCACGGCCCTGCGCACCGTCCTGGTGATGGACGCCCTGGCCTTCCTGGCCTCGGCGGCGACGCTGACCGCGCTGCCGCCCCTGCCGGCGGCCTCGCCGGCGAAGGGCGAGCACCAGCTGGCGGTGCT
This is a stretch of genomic DNA from Streptomyces sp. TG1A-8. It encodes these proteins:
- a CDS encoding AfsR/SARP family transcriptional regulator — protein: MDFRLLGPLQASVDGATVPLGGVIKRRLVAYLLLNANRVVATRKLLDVLWPDETPRTARKMLGNAVRDLRRDLAHGNPETRASLLTRAPGYQLRIEPDTVDLFRFRRAVERGRAEADAGAHTAAARMLREALGLWRGAALADLAEARLGWPELERLESERLSALEDLFEAELTAGNHHALLGELQTAVAADPVRERLSGQLMLALYRCGRQTDALAVFRRIRTELVEQYGLEPSRELRRLERAILDHAPDLDPPVRPLAEQHRDQGRVRSLLAAQQQAARRVEASAAPGPSPVRAAPRPAPDCGCERQVVPALAEAGGRSRAGRRAAPRRRRVSVVLVWARHDLPGDRDLDDVQDAMLDVAAVVQQECTRMGGTTGRMTAPVFSALFGVDGTRRDDAARAVRAAFAIRDRLGGRAGNATLGVRLHVAVATGEACLSFLPGQEDVPAVTGEVSDRCFRLLTMAPEGQVRVCEATRQATESEVSYHLGPEPPDGWKAVRIRPAVAGGPSVHRHEIPSSAAI
- a CDS encoding MFS transporter yields the protein MLSRILPAAGPGRVLAVATLLMTVGQGAFMTCSALYFTTVAGLSVPQWELGLTIAAAVGLFAGIPLGHLADRRGPRGTTAVLVALNGLAAAAYLLVGSFAQFVLVACVFVVMERGSRSALQAAVAGALKAYDLVSTRAYLRSVTNVGVALGAALAGVALNLGSATALRTVLVMDALAFLASAATLTALPPLPAASPAKGEHQLAVLRDRPFALVTALSAVLSLPALLLEMVIPLWIAHHTSAPRWMVTVLFLVNSAGVIAFQVRIAKGVADLSRAVRAARLAGGVQAAACLLFAASSTHAALVSVTFLVLAAGVQVYGEMVFAAAAWTIGFDLAPPHRQGQYQGFFFTGYALAVMAAPTCLTGTVVGGGTLGWLVPAVLFAAAGLALGPAVGWAERNRPAVLVASGG